In the Agromyces flavus genome, CCGACGACGAGGGCACGGATGTCGCGGCCGCGGCTCTCGCCGATGAAGCGCTGGATCAGCACGTTCTGCTTGGTCGAGTGCAGCGTTTCGATGATCGCCTCGGCGACCTTGACCTCTGGCGCGAGGATGACGCCGATGCCCTGCGTGCCCTCGAGCAGCTTGATCACGACGGGCGCCCCGCCGACGCGCTCGATCGCCGGGCGCAGGTCGGCGCGGTTGCGCACGAACGTCGTGGCGGGCATGCCGATGCCGTGCCGCGAGAGGATCTGCGTCGCGCGGAGCTTGTCGCGCGCGTTCGTGATGCCGTTCGCGGTGTTCGGCGTGTAGACGTCCATCTGCTCGAACTGGCGCACCACGGCCGTGCCGAAGTACGTGATCGAGTTGCCGATGCGCGGCAGGACGGCGTCGTAGTCGGACAGCGGGCGACCACGGTACTGGAGGTCGGGTTCGGGACCCGAGAGGTCGATGCCGAAGCGGAGGGTGTTCAGGACCTTGACGTCGTGGCCGCGCTGCTGCGCTGCAGCACGGAGACGCTGGGTCGAGTAGGCCTGGGGGGCGCGCGACAGGATCGCGAGTTTCATTCGAGAGTCCCTGCGAAGATGGTTCGGATGACAGAGCCCACCCATTCAAGCACCATCGCCGGATGGCGCGAATGGGTGCGTCTCCCCCAGGCCGAGATCGACTGGATCAAGGCCAAGCTCGACACCGGTGCCCGCTCGTCGGCGCTCCACGCGTTCGACGTCGAGGAGTTCGAGCGGGACGGCTCGTCGTGGGTGCGGTTCGGCATCCACCCCTGGCAGGACACCGACATCGACGCGGCGACCGTCGAGCTTCCGGTGCACGATCGCCGCGTCATCCGCAGCTCGACGGGGCATACGCAGGAGCGGCTGGTCGTGCTCATGGACGTCGTGCTGCTCGGTCGCGCGGTGACCGCCGAGGTGACGCTCACCAATCGCGACGAGATGGGGTTCCGCATGCTGGTCGGCCGCGAGGCGCTGCGGAACGGGTTCCTCGTCGATGCCGGGCGTTCCTTCGTGGGCGGGCGCGCGCCCCGACCCATCCGCCGTCGCAACCGCGGGCGCGCCTGAGTCGATCGGCTCGACGGGGCTAGTAGTCCACCGGGTCCCGGGAGATCGGGCACGTCATGCAGTGGCCGCCGCCACGCCCGCGACCGAGCTCGGCGCCGACGATCTCGATCACCTCGACGCCGGCGTTCCTGAGC is a window encoding:
- a CDS encoding ATP-dependent zinc protease family protein; this translates as MTEPTHSSTIAGWREWVRLPQAEIDWIKAKLDTGARSSALHAFDVEEFERDGSSWVRFGIHPWQDTDIDAATVELPVHDRRVIRSSTGHTQERLVVLMDVVLLGRAVTAEVTLTNRDEMGFRMLVGREALRNGFLVDAGRSFVGGRAPRPIRRRNRGRA